In Paraburkholderia bryophila, a single genomic region encodes these proteins:
- the tsf gene encoding translation elongation factor Ts — protein MAAITASMVAELRAKTDAPMMECKKALTEADGDMARAEELLRVKLGNKASKAASRVTAEGVVASFIGGNAGSLVELNCETDFVSKNDDFLAFTKTVAELIATQNPADVAALGALPLDGSTVDAVRLALVGKIGENLSIRRFVRFESANKLAAYLHGTRIGVLVEYTGADEQIGKDVAMHIAAMKPVSLSSDDVPAELIAKERSIAEQKAAESGKPAEIVAKMVDGSVQKYLKEVSLLNQTFVKNDKQTIEQMLKAGNSSVQKFALFVVGEGIEKKQDDFAAEVAAQVAAAKQQ, from the coding sequence ATGGCGGCAATTACCGCAAGCATGGTTGCAGAACTGCGCGCAAAGACCGACGCGCCGATGATGGAATGCAAGAAAGCGCTGACGGAAGCCGACGGCGACATGGCGCGCGCTGAAGAGCTGCTGCGTGTGAAGCTGGGTAACAAGGCCAGCAAGGCTGCATCGCGCGTGACGGCTGAAGGCGTGGTTGCTTCGTTCATCGGCGGCAACGCGGGTTCGCTGGTCGAATTGAACTGCGAAACCGACTTCGTTTCGAAGAACGACGACTTCCTGGCTTTCACGAAGACGGTCGCGGAACTGATCGCCACGCAAAACCCGGCTGACGTCGCTGCGCTGGGCGCTCTGCCGCTGGACGGCTCGACGGTCGACGCAGTGCGTCTGGCGCTGGTCGGCAAGATCGGTGAAAACCTGTCGATCCGCCGCTTCGTGCGCTTCGAGTCGGCAAACAAGCTGGCAGCGTACCTGCACGGCACGCGCATCGGCGTGCTGGTCGAGTACACCGGCGCGGACGAGCAGATCGGCAAAGACGTGGCAATGCACATCGCGGCAATGAAGCCGGTGTCGCTGTCGTCGGACGACGTGCCGGCAGAGCTGATCGCCAAGGAACGCAGCATTGCTGAACAGAAGGCCGCCGAATCGGGCAAGCCGGCTGAAATCGTCGCCAAGATGGTCGACGGCAGCGTGCAGAAGTACCTGAAGGAAGTGTCGCTGCTGAACCAGACGTTCGTTAAGAACGACAAGCAGACGATCGAACAGATGCTGAAGGCAGGCAACTCGAGCGTGCAGAAGTTCGCGCTGTTCGTGGTCGGCGAAGGCATCGAGAAGAAGCAGGACGACTTCGCTGCTGAAGTGGCTGCTCAGGTCGCTGCTGCAAAGCAACAATAA
- the map gene encoding type I methionyl aminopeptidase: MAITLKNEHDIAQMRVACKLASEVLDYITPFVAAGITTGELDRLCHEYMLKEQGTVPAPLNYQPPGYPPYPKATCISVNDVICHGIPGEKTLKNGDALNIDVTVIKEGYFGDTSRMFIVGEGSIMAKRLVQTTFECMWLGIDQVRPGAHLGDIGYAIQKHAEAQGYSVVREYCGHGIGTVFHEDPQILHYGRPGTGLELQAGMIFTIEPMINAGRRDIRTMPDQWTVKTKDRSLSAQWEHTVLVTETGYDVLTVSAGTPARPPVVAVTA, translated from the coding sequence ATGGCTATTACGCTCAAAAACGAACACGATATCGCGCAAATGCGCGTCGCCTGCAAACTGGCGAGCGAAGTGCTCGACTACATCACGCCGTTCGTTGCCGCCGGCATCACGACCGGCGAACTCGACCGCCTCTGCCACGAATACATGCTGAAGGAACAGGGCACCGTGCCCGCGCCGCTGAATTATCAGCCGCCCGGCTACCCGCCCTACCCGAAGGCGACCTGCATTTCCGTCAACGACGTGATCTGCCACGGTATTCCCGGCGAAAAGACGCTGAAGAACGGCGACGCGCTGAATATCGACGTCACCGTCATTAAAGAAGGCTATTTCGGCGACACGAGCCGCATGTTCATCGTCGGCGAAGGCTCGATCATGGCCAAACGGCTGGTTCAGACCACCTTCGAATGTATGTGGCTCGGCATCGACCAGGTGCGCCCCGGCGCGCATCTCGGCGACATCGGCTATGCCATTCAGAAGCATGCCGAAGCCCAGGGCTACAGCGTGGTGCGCGAATATTGCGGCCACGGGATCGGCACGGTGTTCCACGAAGATCCGCAGATTCTGCATTACGGCCGCCCGGGCACCGGGCTCGAACTGCAGGCCGGCATGATCTTCACGATCGAGCCGATGATCAACGCCGGGCGTCGCGATATCCGCACCATGCCCGACCAGTGGACCGTCAAGACCAAAGACCGCAGCCTGTCCGCGCAGTGGGAACACACCGTGCTCG
- the rpsB gene encoding 30S ribosomal protein S2, with translation MAVTMRQMLEAGVHFGHQTRFWNPKMAPFIFGHRNKIHIINLEKTLPMYNDALKYARQLAANRGTILFVGTKRQSRDTIAEEAQRAGMPFVNARWLGGMLTNFKTLKVSIKRLKDMEAALEAGETERMSKKEALLFEREMAKLVKSIGGVKDMGGIPDAIFVVDVGYHKIAVTEANKLGIPIIAVVDTNHSPIGIDYVIPGNDDASKAVALYTAGVADAILEGRANSVNEVVQAARGDDGDEFVEVKAEA, from the coding sequence ATGGCAGTTACCATGCGTCAAATGCTGGAAGCCGGTGTCCACTTCGGTCACCAAACGCGCTTCTGGAACCCGAAGATGGCTCCCTTCATTTTCGGTCATCGCAACAAGATTCACATTATCAACCTCGAAAAGACGCTGCCGATGTACAACGACGCGCTGAAGTACGCGCGTCAACTGGCAGCAAATCGCGGCACGATCCTGTTCGTCGGCACGAAGCGTCAATCGCGCGACACCATCGCTGAAGAAGCGCAACGCGCGGGTATGCCGTTCGTCAACGCGCGCTGGCTCGGCGGCATGCTGACCAACTTCAAGACGCTGAAGGTGTCGATCAAGCGCCTGAAGGACATGGAAGCAGCGCTGGAAGCCGGCGAAACCGAGCGCATGAGCAAGAAAGAAGCTCTGCTGTTCGAGCGCGAAATGGCTAAGCTGGTCAAGTCGATCGGCGGCGTGAAAGACATGGGCGGCATTCCGGACGCGATTTTCGTGGTCGACGTCGGCTACCACAAGATTGCTGTGACCGAAGCTAACAAGCTGGGCATTCCGATCATCGCCGTGGTCGACACGAACCACTCGCCGATCGGCATCGACTACGTGATCCCGGGTAACGACGACGCTTCGAAGGCTGTCGCTCTGTACACGGCTGGCGTGGCTGACGCGATCCTCGAAGGCCGTGCGAATTCGGTCAACGAAGTGGTGCAAGCTGCACGCGGCGACGACGGCGACGAGTTCGTCGAGGTCAAAGCGGAAGCGTAA
- the pyrH gene encoding UMP kinase, whose amino-acid sequence MPTAYKRVLLKLSGEALMGDDAFGINRATIERMVADVAEVVRLGTQMAVVIGGGNIFRGVAGGAAGMDRATADYMGMLATMMNALALQDAMRHAGIEARVQSALRMDQVVEPYIRPRAIRQLEEGKVVIFAAGTGNPFFTTDTAAALRGAEVGAEVVLKATKVDGVYSADPKKDPSATRYTTISFDEAIGRNLQVMDATAFALCRDQKLPIRVFSIVKPGALKRIVQGEDEGTLVHV is encoded by the coding sequence ATGCCCACTGCCTATAAACGCGTCCTGCTCAAACTCTCCGGTGAAGCTCTGATGGGCGACGATGCCTTCGGCATCAACCGCGCGACCATCGAAAGAATGGTGGCAGACGTGGCCGAAGTGGTCCGTCTCGGAACGCAGATGGCCGTGGTGATCGGCGGTGGCAATATTTTCCGCGGCGTCGCGGGCGGCGCGGCCGGTATGGATCGCGCGACGGCCGACTACATGGGGATGCTGGCCACCATGATGAACGCACTGGCGCTGCAGGACGCCATGCGTCACGCCGGCATCGAGGCGCGCGTGCAATCCGCGCTGCGCATGGACCAGGTGGTCGAGCCGTATATCCGCCCCCGCGCGATTCGCCAGCTCGAAGAAGGCAAAGTCGTGATTTTCGCGGCCGGCACCGGCAACCCGTTCTTCACGACCGACACCGCCGCCGCACTGCGCGGTGCGGAAGTCGGCGCGGAAGTCGTGCTGAAAGCCACCAAGGTGGACGGCGTCTATTCGGCCGACCCCAAGAAAGACCCGAGCGCGACCCGTTACACCACGATCAGCTTCGACGAAGCCATTGGCCGCAATCTGCAGGTGATGGACGCCACCGCGTTCGCGCTGTGCCGTGACCAGAAGCTGCCGATCCGGGTGTTTTCGATCGTCAAGCCGGGCGCGCTCAAGCGCATCGTTCAAGGCGAGGACGAGGGCACCCTCGTCCACGTGTAA